aTCACATTTCCTGTTgaataaatatttgcattgaaAATTCCTAACCAGTTCTACTTACAACCAAAGATGGTTTCCCACTAACTTAAATGGCAGAGGCTAGGACTAGGATTTTCAAAGTTACCCAAGAGGGCTAGGTGCCCATTTCAATGGGAAATGGTCACTTAAATCCCattggctcctttgaaaatttttGCTGGCACTGTGTCTGGTATAACAGGGACAAGCCCTCTCCATTCTCAGACCTATTGATTCAGTTTCTCTGCAGATGTCCAGCCCCTGTTCCATATGCAGCTAGTTGCTCTTCTCAAACCACGTCTCCCTGGGGCTACCAACACAGAAACTCCTGAGTTCCCAGTCTCCTTCCTCATTCCCTGAGTCCCAGCTCCACATCCCCTTTTACACTGCAATAGAGTAGCCCTAGAAGGAGGCAGGAAGCAGGCCATGGATAGGGATGTTAAGCAAAACCAATGCACATTCTATTAGTATGTTAACAGACAGACTAATAGAGGTCATAGTGCAATGGCCCCTGGAGATTAACTCCTGATAGGATGTGAATCCCATCCATCAGCCAACGCTGCCAAGCAGCAGTAAAGGTAGGAATTCACTTACTGAAAACAGAAAATTCATCTCTATACTTAGATTTATTTTTCAGATAGTACATTCTGAAGTCAATAAATTAGAATTGCAGATTAATAACCTGGAATTTCCATGGTAAATCTGCATAGTAAATTTGATCTGGCAAGACATAATGCACCAAAATCTCTCCTGAAGTCAAGGCGATGTTATTCTCAAAGAGTGCTGCAGCAATGGGCTCAAATTGTGTTTTGCATTTCACAACCAAACCAAAAAGGGAAATGTTATTAGTTACTAAGTTTATTGCATCGTAAAATGTAGAGCAAATGGGCCTGATTATCCATCAAATTACACACACTTTAGGACAGTGTAAatgcatttacttcagtggagtgactcctAATTTATATCAAGGTGAATGAGAGGAAAATCAGATCCACTGATTTGCATGTGGCTCCTAGTGATTTACACCTGGATCAGTGAATGCTCCTGGTTTACACAAATACGGGTGAGATTTGAATCAAAACAACTTGCTTTATTGAGCTCTGTTTCAgacaattctgaagcacttagaggagaggaaagtgatcaggaacagtcagcattgattcaccaagggcaagtcatgcctgattaacctaattgccttctatgacaaatTAAGTGGATCtgcggatgaggggaaagcagtggatgtgttattccttgactttagcaaaggacatgtctagtggggtcccacagggtccCATTAGAGAAGATGGTGATTAATACGAGAATTGAAAGGTTGgtaagaaactggttaaaagagagaCTACAATgtatcatactgaaaggtgaactgtcaggctgtagggaggttactagtggagttcctcagagatcagtcatggggccaatcttatttacAACATTCAttatgatcttggcacaaaaagtggaagtgtgctaataaaatttatggatgacacaaagttgggaggtattgcccaTACAGAGGAgaaccagaatatcatacaaaaaGATCGGATGACCTTGAAAACCAGAGTAAtggaaatggagatgaaagaacaagaagaaattTTCCTATAAACTGAAGACATATCAGTTGCAAGCAACAGAGTAGGGGAAAGACCTAGGTTTATTGACTGATCAAAGGATGACTATGATCCATGGATTTGATTCAATCATGAATATAATGCATATATGCAAGGATGCATCCATTTATATAATTTTAGAATTCAGTATATTTAAAGTGGCACAATCCCTTAGGGACACATTTATAAAGATATTAACCAACCTAGTGAAGTTTTCAAAAACATCTAGACACCTAAcatccactgaaaacaatgggaatAAGGCATGTAATTGCTTGTGAAAATCCTACTAGGCAACAATATACTTTAGAAATATGACTGTTAGTGCAGATGTAGCAGTATTGGATAGAAAGATATTTATACTAATGTAGTAGATTCCCATGAATTAAGTATTACAATGTGTTAGATTTATTCAGGGCATGTTGTTGGGGCTGACCGCAAGTTACCTTGGCCTATTGTTACAGAATGGTTTGGTAGGAGCTTGTAGTGAACTGGCACTCGACTGGATAAACAAGTGAAGAGAAAGGGAGGGCCTGAAACTGTTAAGTGTGGGAATACAAAGCAGTAGTGTGTCCTGCAAGATCCCGCTTCTGGATGTATACGCCCCCTGAGAAAGAGATGATGATAAAAAATGGCTATCAGAATTGCTTTAGATGAACAGTATCACCTATGGACCAAGGCCTTGTGGGTGCCCAGGAATTGCCCGGGGGAaggggaaacagctgtgcatatctctctgtcagtgttatagagggcgaacaatttatgagtttaccctgcaaaagctttatacagggaaaaacagatttatttgggatttggactccattgggagttgggcatgtgagtgttaaagacaggaacacttctgtaagccgctttcagttaagtctgcagctttggggcacgtggttcaaaccctgagtctgtgttggagcagacgagTGTGTCTGGTTCAACAAGACAAAATGCTGGAGTCCCAagttggcagggaaagcaggggcagaagtaatcttgacacatcagttggcagttcacaagggggtttctgtgatgcaacCCATcacaactatttcactaggaaagtGGTGAatctctggaatgggttacatagagaggtggtggaatctccttccttagaggtttttaagccctggctgggatgatttagttggtgttggtcctgctttgagcagggggttggaccagatgacctcctgaggtctcttccctccctaatcttctatgattctatgatcagtaAGCACTACTCAGGTAGAATAAGGGTTGAAGAACAAGGAAGGTGCATGGTTTCATTAGTTGTGTTCATTTGAGGAAAGTACCCAGGGTCTTTATGGAAAGATGAAAAACATACTCAGTGCATGAGATCCCAATATTTCAATCTTGGGGATTATTGTaatcccaaaacaaaacactgaaaaaCGTCTTGCCAACAGGGGGTTGTTTTCCCACTTGAAGTTCTGAACCTAATGAGGACGTCCCAGAGGTACTGGAAGCAAGCAGAAATACTCATCTATGAAGCCAGTGCTCATTGTTCAGAGGTCGGCGGTGTCAACTGGCATGTACGTATGTTCTCTCCTTACACTAGCCCAGCTCTGCTCAGATAGTTGTTTTGGCCAGCCTCGACAATACTACCCATAAAGACCACAGATTCAGTTCAGTGGTGAAGGCGCTCAGCCAGGTTTATAGTCGATGAAGCACGTTCCTAGTGCCCTGGATCTGTTGTTACAGGTACACTAACTAACTGTGCAAAGTGGGCAGGAGAAAGAGCTGTTGGAAGGAGACAcggagattggatgaggagcctggGAAGGTAGATTCGACTGGGAACCAGCAGGGAAGAGGAATGTCGTGGTGGTGGGGAAATGGAAGCCAGGGTGGAAGTGAGAAATGGATCAGATAAAaagctgggggaaggggactggctgggcatggagactgggactgggaatgGTAGAGGAGACTGGGATTAGGACTGGGAATCTGGAGGTGTCAGACTAGGATTGCTGGGCAtggagactgggatgagaagtCGAAAGGGATGAAACTGAGACTGGTAAAGTGAGGGGGCTGTAACTGGGACAAAGAGCCAAGGGGGCAGATGAGGGAAACATATCACAAGGACAGGCTgtaggggatggggcaggagagctcaggcttcaggggTATAAGCAGAAAAGTCTGTGACCTGTAGAACACTCTCCCCTCCAGCAcctggaacccaagattcccggGTCTCATTGTTCCTCTGCTATCAGCAAATAGCTTTGAAACTCACTGGGTAAGCATCCCATGCCCCTGTAGAACTGGTCTACATAGATGTCGACTACCTTGTTTTCGTACCTTAATGACCAACTAGTCAATAAGTTGTTTTATGCATATTGTTCAGTGAGGGGCCCtggcctcattcactgcacactaGTCAAACCTCGCTCTGAAGAAATGATTTCTTAATTTCTTCATGGGCTTTTCTCTGGTACCTATCCCTGTACcgtctgagtgcttcacaagcaTTCATGAATTTGTTTTCATAGCACCTGAAACCAGGGGGGATGTTGTGTTAACTTAGATGGAATAGGGGCTAAATGTGTTAACATAACACAGCCACTGTCCAATATTAAACACCTTTAAGCATGGTTTGGGGTTTGGTATAAAGAGACCTCAACCTGCTTAGAGCCATGGCAAACCCACCATTAAACATCCTTTTAACCCTGAATTAAAGATATgggtggggaaaaggaaaaacagttaaagcatttgaaatgtagggTACTAAGTGAGGTTTTCCTTTGAACAACATCCCTTGTCcccttccctttagctggagagtctttaaaaggaaaaactttTGTATGACAGTCTTTATATGACAATAACTATCCCTTAGGTGGGAAAGGAGAGGACGTTACTTGAGgtgggctggagctgctgttgttaaagtctgatccaaTCTCCTACAagagaaaacaagacaaacacacacaataggggaggggaaagaacagcaaagatagaaaatgcagcttctgttttTGGTGTTGACTCTCATTTTCAACCTCACcgctggaaaaacacaggcacagcccatGATCTTATCAGCCACTCCAAGACCTGACAGGCTCGTGCCAGCATCGGGCTGTTTAGGACATTGATTTTAGTTGTTTTTCcagtcacaggcttacagcagtgttgaAGAATATGTAGTCTGGGgcagctaagccagactcttactaaacagaaggcaaaaggtAAGTGGGGGGaataaggtggggaaggaaaaggatacaggggcgaggggagaagagaaagagacaAACTCTAGGTGGTGGTTGGGATTGAGCCAGTTGTTGTAGaagtggtgatgtcatctggatACCTTTCTCTTGCCCGGTCTCATCAGAACATTACTCAGGGTCAGAATGATGCAGGCCcaggtcccaggagatggtgggggtggcagtCATGACGGTGAAGCTCACTCCAATAGCTAATGTTTCTCCCCAAGGCCTCTTTCTTTAAGGGCCCCAAAAGTGAATGATGAGTTGAGGAGCCCATCCCCtccttattttgtccaccagttagtAATAATTACCCACACACCAATTTTGGCTCCTTCATATACAGTCTCACAAtattcttgtttaccaggcatgatttCAACACAGTCCATGAATTATGTCAGCAGGTCTTCTCGTTTGGAGTAATTCTGTCTTTCTTTGCACCTTTTCCTATCCATGTATGTTGCTAGAGGTTATTGTGATATCTTATGAACTTTTGCTGGATTTTTACAGCtaagctcacaattagggtatgTGTGGCAGCCCGTTTATTTTAACAGGTATTAtattccctattttacagatggagaactaacACCCAGAGACATTCAGTTAAAATTTTGGCTCCCAATCTAGgatgcctaggacctgatttttcaaagtgctgagcccaggacccattgacttcagttgcagctgtgattgCTCAGCACTTCTTTGTATTAGATCCCAGGGTCTCAGGTAAGGCTCCCAGAACATGAGGAACACataattagtgaccacctgtgaaatgtCTGTTTTAAGTGACTTGCTGGGGTAGAATGTAGTTTAACTGCTGTACCTGTCttagaccatcctttctcttgctGCAGTCTCCTGCCTCAATTGCTAAATACTTTCCACCTTTTGAAATAAACGAGGCAGGGATCCTACAAACAAAAGCTTCCTTCAGTACACAGCCATGATTCATTCCCCAGAGCACTGTTCCacctgtgcattgaatgaggtaGGGGTCTGGTGGCAAAAATAGTAGGTGATTGTGTAATTAAAAGTGTCTAATAATGGATACATAcaagagggctgaattaaggttgcatgggcaacttTAACtgtagcatttcctaacttctgagtgcttgacttgcaATCTTCACCACCTTGATCAATCGGTCCTTCAGCCCTCATATATATTGCACCAGTCACAACATATCTTCCATTCTTCTCATATCCTGGCCTTCCCTCTCCATGTGCAGTCATATCTTTTCATGATAAAATCTTCCTATCTCTTTGCAGGTCAGCTGAGTGGTCGTTTCAGTTCCTGTGGGTACCACTCGGTGACAGCTGCAGCCCTTCGATTGTCAGTGAGCCTCACTATATGCTCAGCCAATCACATTTTACTATGCCTGCTCTCAATGACATCTGGCACTCCACTCTGCTGTCTGATCACTTCACTGGAGACTCAGTCGCTGATTGAAATTCCCAGAATTCTTCTTTCCATCACTCTCTGCATGACAGACAGTTGCTGCTCTTTTATCTTCAACAGCGACCATATTTTGCTGCTGTACAATATTGCTGGCAGTACTGAAGAGGCTGGAACATGCTGCCTTGTTGACTTTTCCTTGGAGGACACCCTTGATAGAAATGAAAGCTCAACAGCCTTCTTTCTTTCTTCGTGAGAATTCACTTCCTGATCACAGTGCATGTTAATTTCTTGGCCCAAATGAACGTATTGCTCAACTTCTATTTGTTCTCCCTTGACTGTTATTTGGATTTCTGGCAAGGTATCTGATCACATAAATTTCATTTTGGAGCAGTTAATTTTCAGTCTGACTTGGCTGCATTTTGTGTTGAGTTCTTGCAGCATTTCCTGTAGTTTGATAGTATTTTCTGCCATCCACACAATATCGTACACGAATCTGAGACAGTTTAACTGCTCTCCACTGATGTCTCCATTCAATTCACCTGCCTCACTACCATTTCGAGGGAGGCTGTGGCTAGATGGTATCCTCTGCATTTCCAAGTAATGGCTTAAACTCTGAGCAAGGATTTCCCAGAGGTCTTGGCCTCCAGCTCGTATCATTTCAATTGTCAGTCTATCTTTACCTTGAGCTTTTCCTTCCGTCATTTGGTGAACTGCATATTGAACTTCGCTGACAAGGACTGGGAGGTACATGCTCGTTGGTAAGTGGAAGCCTTGGTACTAGAGCATTTATCTGAAACGTGAACAGTGTGGTGTAGAAAACTTTGCAGATGGCTTCCATCCCTGCCCTGTCAATTACTGGTTTCCATCTTTGTTCTTCAGCACCATTATTGTTGACGCATACCGAGTCAATTCCCTTTTGCATTTTTTGAGGCTTCTGTGATCTTCAACCATCTTTAAGAGCCTTTCATTTTGGTACTTCTTGAAGTCCTCCTTTAGTCTTTTTCTTATTAACTTGCAGGGGAGGGAGTACTCAAGTTTTCACCATCATTTTGCTTCTCTAGCAAGGGCTGCATTTCCTCAGAGATTCTTCTTTGCTCTTTTCGGTCTTTCTTTCTCAGTTAATTTCACTCATTGCCTCAATTGATCAGTGAAGTTTTTATAATCCTCATCACAGTTATCTATAAGCCTCCAGTCTTCCTTGGAAAGTTTTGCTTTCAAAATTGtcttgtcaaatatttttggaCTCTGTCTTTGATTTGCCATCTGTAGCGCTTTCTTCTCCACCTTTTTTTTGAAGTTGAGCCTTTCTCTGACAAGCGATGGTCACTACTGGTGTTAAATGATGGTACTACTGAGATGTTTTATACAATGTGCCACTTATCAATTAGAATATAGTCAATCTTGTTTTCATTCATTGCATTGGGCGTGATCCATGTCCACCTCCTTTTGGCCTTCTTCTTAAACCAGGTGTTACCAATGAACATTTCTTTCATCTCCACTAGAGTTGCCAGTCGCTCTCCTCATGGATTCCATTCACCGATGCCATACCTTCCAATGAACTTTTcaccttttttccttcttccaaCTTTGACGTTCAAATCTCCCATCACGATCATATATGTGGATTTTTGAGCAAGGGTTTCCTCAAGCTCCTGATAGAATTTTTCCATATCATCATCTTTGCTTGTGCTTGTGGGAACATAGATCTGAATAATCTTGAGGGGGCTGTTCTTGTTCAGCTGGAGGTGTAgcaccccaatgcatgatgactTGAACTTACAGGAGATGAGTTTTGAAGACCATTCCTTGATGATGAAGCCGATTCCTCCAACGGTTCTTGTGCTTTCTCCTTTTCCCAACATGATGGTACTTTCATCTCTCCACGTCTCTTCCATTTCCTTTCTTCATCATGTTTCACGGAGACCAAGGATGTTGCAGGCTGTCCTTACCTTCTCCTCCTTTATATGATTAATCAAATCATCTCTCATCAGTGTCCTGCAGCTATGGGTGCTTACTGAGAGGGCAGTCCTTTTTCTGGCCCCTGAGATTCTTAACAGCCTCTCATTGACTGAACTCCCCACCCATTGTAGAACTGATAGAGTTGCACACGAGGAGTTGGGGCCCATTTATTCATGTTGTTTTAGCCATTTCTTCATCCACCCACTGGCTATGATGTCAGTGGCGTGTTTACTTCCTCAACTTAGCTAGCACCCAGCCTCAAGTAGGAGGACAGTTGCCCTCTCCCTGGGTTGGCAGTCAGACACTTTAATAGCATGGTTGAACCTACTGAACAATACACTCCACTATCCTCACTGTCAGAGAAGCCAGGGTCACAGCTGCACCGCTTTCAGGTGTTGATGTTGGATTTTGCAGAGGCAGGATCTTCTGCAAAATCCTACATCAAAGTGATCTTCATAACAATCTTTTAATGTAGTTATTACTGAGTAATTTAAGATTTGTAATTCTATACAGGTGAAACTCATCCCACTCAGGGGGCCAGTACAAATACCAGGAGCCAAACTAATGTTTGAATGCCAGTCCAGAGGAATCATTAAGCCAGTATTGCAGCCTTGAAATTGCACCTATTTTACAGGAATAAATTGATTTGTTCCatcaattcatagattttaaggccagaagggaccattcagcagagaacctcacccagtgattccCACATCTTTTTaagctagagcagatcttttagaaggaCAATCAGTCTGCTTGCTAGGAACTCAATGACATTCAAAGAAATCACCCAGCAGGACAGATCTGATGACTGTATTTAAAGGTTAATTGTTAATGCTGGTATTTGGATGGGGTGCGTATGCTGGAGTTGATGAGAAGTAATTTGCTTCATCTATTGGCATATCCTTTTCAGTAATTACTGTGGCCTGGGcagagatatgctctagttcagctAGAAGTTATTGTGCAGAAGGTCATATTAGATGCTCATCTTGCTCTCTTCTGGCTTTAAGATATAAGAATCTGTGGATCAAGGGTGATGTTCAACCACCCTGACTCATGTTGAGTAATACCTGGACATGGGCATTGTTATATACTCATGCAGGGAGTGGGTAAAATCCCCTTCATTCACAGGGGagtcccatggatttcaatgggagaaggTATCCATGTGGGTTATGGGATTATCAGAATTTTGTGCTATATGGGCAAAGCCCAAAGTCCACTCTCATGAATCATTATTATATGGGAAATGTAATAATTTTTTGCTTTACTGCAGAAAGGTTAAAATTCACACAGAATTTCTCAAGAATGGGTCAGTATATATTTAACTAGCTTTCCAAGGGTTCTGTCCACTGTTATCAAAACCAATGGGAGCCTTGTGCTCAACTTTAATGACAATCAATTCTCTGAGACCTGTCGCTTGCTGCAATCTATCTAGCACCGTTGGTTGTTCTTTAATCTTTATCTCATCACTTTTCCAAAGGaaatgtcagtggcagagccatggAGAGATGCGAACCACACTGCTGTGACGGAATTTATCCTGCTGGGGTTTGGAAGAGGTCCAGGGCTACAGGTGATCCCTTTTGTGATGTTCCTGGTGATTTACATAATAGCTGTGCTAGGGAACACCATCCTGGTCCTCACCATTAGAGCCAACTCTagccttcacacccccatgtacttcctcCTCATGAACCTGTCACTCTTAGACCTCTGCTACTCCTCTGTCATTGCCCCCAGAGCCGCAGTGAGCTTCTTAACAGTCGTCAAAGTCATTTCCTACAGGGGATGTGCCACTCAATTCTTCTTCTTCGGTCTCTTTGTAAATACTGAGACGTTCATCCTGACAGCCATGGCATATGATCGATACACCGCCATCTGCAGCCCGCTTTTGTATCCCACCACCATGTCCATGCCAGTCTGCATTCAGCTGGTGGTTGGGTCCTATCTCTGTGGCAGCGTGAACGCCATGGTGCAAACCGGCTTGACCTTTACTCTGCGCTTCTGCGGCTCTGAGATCGATCACTTCTTCTGTGATGTTCCACCCCTGCTAACCCTCTCATGCACCGACACATACATCAATCAAATGGTGATGTTTGCCTTGTCAGGCATCATCATAGTGAGCACTGCCCTGATCATTCTCGTCTCATATGTCTATATCATCTCTGCTGTCCTCCAGACTCGCTCTGCTGCGGGCAGGTACAAGAccttctccacctgcacctcccacATAGTAGCTGTGAGTTTATTTTACGGGACTGTTTCCTTCATGTATGCCCAGCCAAGTTCATTGTCCTTTCCAGATCAGAGCAAAGTGGTGTCTGTGTTTTACACCCTGGTCATCCCCATGTTGAATCCCTTCATCTACAGCCTAAGGAACAAGGACGTGAAAGAAGCTTTGAGAAGAACCATAGGCTGCATAATGGTTTTGAAATGAATATTTTCTATGAATATTGAGCTAAATAATCCTTTGGTATATTGGAAGGACTTATTGTTCAATTAATCTATCtatccctctatctatctatctcatgCCCAATACTGTCCTATGACACTAGaagaatgattttttaaaaaactgtaataAATCAATCTTCTCTGTGTTTAtgttatttttcacattttcatcTATTTGTTTAGCAATGCACTCTTTTGGAAAACTGG
Above is a genomic segment from Gopherus flavomarginatus isolate rGopFla2 chromosome 11, rGopFla2.mat.asm, whole genome shotgun sequence containing:
- the LOC127031784 gene encoding olfactory receptor 12-like, with amino-acid sequence MSVAEPWRDANHTAVTEFILLGFGRGPGLQVIPFVMFLVIYIIAVLGNTILVLTIRANSSLHTPMYFLLMNLSLLDLCYSSVIAPRAAVSFLTVVKVISYRGCATQFFFFGLFVNTETFILTAMAYDRYTAICSPLLYPTTMSMPVCIQLVVGSYLCGSVNAMVQTGLTFTLRFCGSEIDHFFCDVPPLLTLSCTDTYINQMVMFALSGIIIVSTALIILVSYVYIISAVLQTRSAAGRYKTFSTCTSHIVAVSLFYGTVSFMYAQPSSLSFPDQSKVVSVFYTLVIPMLNPFIYSLRNKDVKEALRRTIGCIMVLK